In Zingiber officinale cultivar Zhangliang chromosome 11B, Zo_v1.1, whole genome shotgun sequence, a single window of DNA contains:
- the LOC122034099 gene encoding type I inositol polyphosphate 5-phosphatase 5-like: MHRASRTPPEVQLLPEGGFAAWISEFEAAAGAPGAVLVDSSSILPSIFSRKGKTKRNSDGDLPRTEIVFGRRTNSRIEGLNLSILERHRRRAAVRRTEEYSIFVGTWNVGGRPPNNDLNLEDLLRVEGSSDIYVLGFQEIVPLNAGNVLVIEDNEPAAKWLALIGQALNNKTRYDNKEISKSSSGLFFQKPSLKVLSKNYRATGAALVKACNCKYEPGDAGGRMERKMSEYFIDDSGSDDEFGCYSTSSQLVWPEVRGTAGQADYCLIASKQMVGIFLSVWVRNELAQHIGHLRVDTVGRGIMGCLGNKGCVALSMSLHRTTFCFVCSHLTSGQKEGDELKRNADVADILKSAQFPKICKIPGSRKMPEKILDHDRVVWFGDLNYRIALRYEDAKTLLEDNNWDALLGRDQLKMEREAGKVFDGWKEGNIYFAPTYKYAQNSDAYSGETTKSKKKRRTPAWCDRILWHGNGIEQLQYRRGESRFSDHRPVCAVFRAQVEASSKGGGGDALCRKGFSGVYSRMPLHDIIPRRHSFYEC, from the exons ATGCACCGAGCGTCCCGCACGCCGCCAGAAGTGCAGCTCTTGCCAGAAGGAGGATTCGCTGCATGGATATCTGAGTTCGAGGCGGCGGCAGGGGCCCCAGGCGCCGTGCTGGTGGACAGCAGC TCCATTTTGCCAAGCATTTTCAGTAGAAAAGGGAAAACTAAGAGAAACTCCGACGGTGACCTCCCAAGAACAGAGATCGTCTTCG GCAGACGCACAAACTCAAGAATAGAAGGGCTCAACCTATCTATTTTAGAGAGGCACAGAAGGAGAGCTGCTGTTCGTCGAACTGAGGAGTACAGTATATTTGTGGGGACATGGAATGTAGGAGGAAGGCCCCCAAACAATGACCTCAACCTTGAAGACCTTCTCCGCGTAGAAGGATCCTCTGACATCTACGTTCTTGG GTTTCAGGAAATAGTTCCTTTGAATGCAGGGAACGTGTTGGTGATCGAGGACAACGAGCCCGCCGCCAAATGGCTGGCGCTCATCGGCCAGGCGCTCAATAACAAGACTAGATACGATAACAAGGAGATCTCAAAGTCGAGCAGTGGCCTCTTCTTCCAGAAGCCATCGCTGAAGGTCCTCAGCAAAAACTACCGCGCCACTGGCGCCGCACTCGTCAAGGCCTGCAACTGCAAGTACGAGCCCGGCGACGCAGGGGGGCGGATGGAGAGGAAGATGAGTGAGTACTTCATCGACGACTCGGGCTCTGACGACGAGTTCGGATGCTACTCGACGTCGTCCCAGTTGGTGTGGCCGGAAGTCCGAGGCACCGCCGGGCAAGCGGATTACTGCCTCATCGCGAGCAAGCAGATGGTGGGCATTTTCCTGTCGGTGTGGGTGAGGAACGAGCTGGCGCAGCACATCGGCCACCTCCGGGTCGACACCGTCGGCAGAGGAATCATGGGATGCCTCGGGAACAAG GGATGCGTTGCGCTGAGCATGTCGTTGCACAGAACGACCTTTTGCTTTGTGTGCAGCCACTTGACTTCCGGCCAGAAGGAGGGCGACGAGCTGAAGAGGAACGCCGACGTCGCCGACATCCTTAAGAGCGCGCAGTTCCCCAAAATTTGCAAGATCCCCGGAAGTCGAAAAATGCCCGAGAAAATCCTCGATCATGA TCGCGTTGTGTGGTTTGGTGACTTGAACTACCGGATTGCACTGCGCTACGAGGACGCAAAAACACTGCTCGAGGATAATAATTGGGATGCTCTGCTAGGAAGGGATCAG CTGAAGATGGAGAGAGAAGCAGGAAAGGTGTTTGATGGATGGAAGGAGGGCAACATCTACTTTGCTCCTACTTACAAGTACGCGCAAAACTCGGATGCCTACTCAGGGGAGACCACCAAATCCAAGAAGAAGCGTAGAACACCGGCATG gtGCGATAGGATCCTGTGGCACGGGAATGGCATAGAACAGCTGCAGTACAGGAGAGGGGAGTCGAGATTTTCCGATCACAGGCCGGTTTGTGCAGTGTTCAGGGCTCAGGTGGAGGCGAGCAGCAaaggcggcggcggcgacgcCTTATGCCGAAAGGGATTTTCCGGCGTCTACTCGAGGATGCCTCTCCACGATATCATACCACGAAGGCACAGCTTCTACGAGTGCTAG
- the LOC122034462 gene encoding pentatricopeptide repeat-containing protein At1g74600, chloroplastic-like translates to MFDEMPQRDSSIAGFCRMRSSGLRPDQFTYRHAVSACATSLNLGLAEQLYALVIKDGFCSDGYVCSRLIDIFSAHGRLDDALGVLWQGAARNVVCWNMIITGAVRNGEIYLALDLFRLMVDFCNPNPFTLSSILCACASSGKLEAGEAAHGWAIKNDAVADVFVATAIVDMYVKCGVMDAAMRQFSSIAIRNVVTWTAVISGFVQKGEFVDALLLFKQMLSSGVEINKFTLTSVLLACSKSSTAMETDQVHCLIMKKGLHVDFEVKDALLRTYGKFGYITYVNRVFEETGTVQSASTWSALVCSLAENKCLMRSMQLFCWMFSEGLKPDKNCCSCILSIVDHVDFGRQIHSYAIKFGGVHDILLGNALFTMYSKCGSLEESYQFFMTIKEKDRISFTSMISGFVGYGHTDEAFQLFRDMMEEKVIPDNMTISSILMACHGEYSLTKGKELHGYALRNGFLVDPPLGSALVSMYLQCKRPALAKQVFDGVSPKDQIMWSSLVSGFASNGYSEEALMELPCLVSAGFEVDQYACSSLLRVCTNLWRPSIGEQLHALSIKRNTISCILVSSALLTLYAKIGRIDDSCRIFNETEDPDVVMWTSIVDAYARHGNGIQALEMFRLMKENGVRPDLVTFVSVLSACSRNGLVEEGFRLFNSMSSDYGIRPESHHFACMVDLLGRSGRLKEAASFISMMPFKPDLLVWSTLLGGCKLHGDIQLGNLAAKKILELEPQDSATLVSLSNISAELGDWEHVTMIRSPMKGTRLKKEPGWSVT, encoded by the coding sequence ATGTTCGACGAAATGCCCCAGCGGGACAGCTCTATCGCGGGCTTCTGCCGCATGCGCTCTTCAGGTTTGCGTCCCGATCAATTCACATACAGGCATGCGGTCTCGGCCTGTGCTACCTCCCtgaaccttggtttggccgagcAGCTCTATGCTTTAGTGATCAAAGACGGGTTTTGTTCAGATGGATACGTTTGTTCCAGGCTCATTGACATCTTCTCCGCGCATGGTCGTCTAGACGATGCTCTAGGGGTATTATGGCAGGGTGCCGCCAGAAATGTCGTGTGTTGGAACATGATCATCACTGGTGCAGTGCGAAATGGCGAGATTTACTTGGCATTGGATCTTTTCCGTCTGATGGTGGACTTTTGCAATCCAAATCCTTTTACGTTGTCAAGTATCTTATGTGCGTGTGCTTCTTCTGGGAAACTAGAAGCAGGTGAAGCTGCACATGGTTGGGCGATTAAGAATGATGCTGTTGCTGATGTGTTTGTTGCCACGGCGATCGTCGACATGTATGTGAAATGTGGAGTTATGGATGCGGCCATGCGGCAATTCTCGTCCATAGCAATCCGCAATGTGGTTACTTGGACAGCAGTTATTTCTGGTTTTGTCCAGAAGGGTGAGTTCGTAGATGCATTGTTACTTTTCAAACAAATGTTGTCTTCAGGCGTTGAGATTAACAAGTTTACTCTGACAAGTGTACTACTTGCCTGCTCTAAATCCTCTACGGCAATGGAGACAGACCAAGTACATTGCTTGATTATGAAGAAAGGCTTGCATGTTGATTTTGAGGTAAAAGATGCGTTGCTCAGAACATATGGGAAATTTGGATATATTACGTATGTCAATAGGGTTTTTGAAGAGACAGGTACAGTGCAAAGTGCTTCCACTTGGTCAGCTTTGGTCTGCAGCCTTGCGGAAAACAAATGCTTGATGAGATCAATGCAGCTCTTCTGCTGGATGTTTAGTGAAGGTCTTAAACCTGACAAGAATTGCTGCTCTTGCATCCTAAGTATAGTTGACCATGTTGATTTTGGAAGGCAAATACACTCATATGCTATAAAATTTGGGGGCGTCCATGATATTCTTCTTGGAAACGCACTTTTTACCATGTATTCCAAATGTGGTAGCCTAGAAGAAAGCTATCAATTTTTTATGACCATAAAGGAGAAAGACAGAATTTCTTTTACATCTATGATTTCTGGTTTTGTAGGATATGGTCACACAGATGAAGCATTCCAGTTGTTCAGGGACATGATGGAGGAAAAGGTTATACCAGATAACATGACTATATCTTCCATTCTTATGGCTTGCCATGGTGAATATTCCTTGACCAAAGGAAAGGAACTTCATGGATATGCTCTTCGTAATGGGTTCCTCGTTGATCCACCTCTTGGTAGTGCGCTAGTCTCAATGTATTTGCAATGCAAAAGACCAGCATTAGCCAAACAAGTCTTTGATGGAGTCTCACCAAAAGACCAGATAATGTGGTCTTCCTTAGTCTCAGGCTTTGCTTCAAATGGTTATAGTGAGGAAGCACTTATGGAACTTCCATGCTTAGTTAGTGCTGGCTTTGAGGTTGATCAATATGCATGCTCATCCCTTCTTAGAGTTTGTACAAATTTGTGGAGACCAAGTATCGGTGAGCAATTGCATGCTCTGTCAATTAAAAGAAACACTATTTCTTGTATATTGGTCAGTAGTGCATTATTGACACTATATGCAAAAATTGGTAGAATTGACGATTCTTGTAGAATTTTTAATGAGACTGAAGACCCTGATGTAGTCATGTGGACATCCATAGTTGATGCATATGCTCGGCATGGGAATGGCATTCAAGCTCTTGAAATGTTTCGACTGATGAAAGAAAATGGGGTCAGGCCTGATCTTGTGACATTTGTTAGCGTCTTGTCTGCCTGTAGTCGTAATGGTTTAGTGGAAGAAGGCTTTCGCCTTTTCAACTCTATGAGCTCTGATTATGGGATTAGACCAGAATCACATCACTTTGCTTGTATGGTTGATTTACTTGGTCGTTCTGGAAGGCTCAAAGAAGCGGCAAGTTTTATCAGTATGATGCCTTTCAAACCTGATCTACTGGTATGGAGCACATTGCTCGGTGGTTGTAAACTCCATGGAGATATTCAGTTAGGAAATTTGGCTGCAAAGAAAATTCTTGAACTGGAACCTCAAGATTCTGCAACTCTTGTTTCTTTGTCGAATATATCTGCTGAGTTAGGAGATTGGGAACATGTTACTATGATAAGAAGCCCAATGAAGGGAACTAGACTAAAGAAGGAACCTGGCTGGAGTGTAACCTAA
- the LOC122034463 gene encoding chlorophyll a-b binding protein CP24 10A, chloroplastic-like, which yields MAMASTSAAVVLQGLSTPFLSGSRTLLNATIGGRSSAASSRRLIVVAAAAPKKSWLPGVKAGGNLVDPEWLDGSLPGDYGFDPLGLGKDPAFLKWYREAELIHGRWAMAAVVGIFVGQAWSGVPWFEAGADPGAIAPFSFGTLLGTQLLLMGWVESKRWVDFFNPDSQSVEWATPWSRTAENFANATGEQGYPGGKFFDPLGLAGTIKDGEYVPDFEKLERLKLAEIKHARIAMLAMLIFYFEAGQGKTPLGALGL from the exons ATGGCCATGGCTTCCACCTCTGCCGCGGTCGTCCTCCAAGGCCTGTCCACCCCCTTCCTCTCCGGCTCCCGGACTCTCCTCAACGCCACAATCGGCGGGAGGTCCTCCGCGGCTTCGTCTCGTCGGCTCATCGTCGTCGCGGCCGCCGCCCCCAAGAAGTCATGGCTCCCCGGCGTCAAGGCCGGTGGCAACTTAGTCGACCCAGAGTGGCTCGATGGCTC GTTGCCGGGGGACTACGGGTTCGATCCGCTGGGGCTGGGGAAGGACCCCGCGTTCCTGAAGTGGTACAGGGAGGCGGAGCTGATCCACGGGCGGTGGGCCATGGCGGCGGTGGTGGGCATCTTCGTGGGGCAGGCGTGGAGCGGCGTGCCGTGGTTCGAGGCCGGCGCTGACCCGGGCGCCATCGCGCCTTTCTCCTTCGGCACCCTCCTCGGTACCCAGCTCCTCCTCATGGGGTGGGTCGAATCCAAGCGGTGGGTCGACTTCTTCAACCCGGACTCGCAGTCCGTGGAGTGGGCCACGCCATGGTCGCGAACCGCCGAGAACTTCGCCAATGCCACGGGCGAACAGGGCTACCCCGGCGGTAAGTTCTTCGACCCCCTCGGCCTCGCCGGCACCATCAAGGACGGCGAGTACGTGCCCGACTTCGAGAAGCTGGAGCGGCTCAAGCTGGCCGAGATCAAGCACGCCAGGATCGCCATGCTTGCCATGCTCATATTCTACTTTGAGGCCGGACAGGGCAAGACCCCACTTGGTGCACTGGGATTGTAA